DNA sequence from the Sporichthyaceae bacterium genome:
CGGGCCGGACGCACGCAACTTCGGTCGCCGACCGAAGGACCGCTTGGCGGCGAGCAGTTTCGCGGCCCGGTCGGTGAAGTCGGCGTAGAGGATCGCGGTCGAGAACGCCCGCGCGGACATCATCTCGATCTCCAGCAGCGCGTAGCCCCACGCGTGCCGGTAGCAGAGTCCGCGGCCCTGCCACAGCCGCTCCCGGATCTCCACGCTCATGATCGACCCGTCCCGGAACCACCAAAGTTGCTTGATCTCCTGGGGGCTGTAGTCGAACGGGTCGGTGTCCCCCATCAGCCGGTCGAGCATCGACGGCGTCACCACGAGATCACCTGACGAACCGTCACTTTCGGGGAAGGACTCATCCCGTCCGCAACCGGAGGTGCCGACTCGACGTGACCTGGGCGTCGGGCCTGGACTGCATGGCAATCCCTTCGAACGATTTCGCCTGCCCGAGAAGCCTAAGCCGATGCGCGTGCCCCGACGAGTGCCGTTGCGGTGGGCACCGCACCCCCGGTCCGCGGGGGACGCCTACTGCGGCAACGATCGCGACCCGGGATCCGTGGTCCTCGGATCTCGGGTCGCGGGTGTCGGGAACGACCTTCAGTCGTCGTCGCCGCAGCTCTGGTACCAGACGCCGTTGTAGTAGTAGTTGGCGCAGTCGTCGTTCCACTGGCCATCGTGGAACCAACGGTGGTGGCCGTGGTGCCCCCAGTGGTGGGCCGGGGCGATCGCGGCGGTCGCGGTCGGGGCGGTGGCGGCGCCGGCCAGGGGCGCGATCGTAAGCGTGAGGCCGGCGGCGGCGAACGCGACTGCCAGGGTGCGGGTCACGATGTTCATGGTGTCCTCCGGGTGGGGGGCGCTTCGGTTCGGTGCTTCCGGGGTTTTCCCGATGGCGTAAGACTGCCGGTGCGGCCGGTCCGCGGCAGTCGCCCGGATGACTGCTGAACTGTCAGCTTGCTGACACCGCGAAGGAGATCGAGGTGCCCGACGTGTACTGCCGGAACTGCGGGGTGCGGCTGCGCCGCTTCCTGTTCGCCTGGCGGCACACCTCGCACCTCGGCCCGGTCGCCTGCCCGAACCCGGAGCCGGACCTCCCGCCCGAGCAGTCCGGCTGAACTCGGTACGGACCGAAGGGGCCAGGCGGATTCGTCCGTTCCGGTGTTGCCGCCCGCGACCCGCCGTCGGAGACTTTTGGCGCCGGCAGGGACCGGGTAGGGCCGGCCTGGTCTCAAGTCCGACGAGCAATACGCCGATGACCCGAGCGACGCGATCCAGCGCGGTGGATCGCAGTGCCGGTTCGGGGAGGCGGCGGCGTGCTGAAGCTCGTGATCATCGACGACTCGCCGGACATCCGGACGTTGGTCGGCATGCAGATCCGCACCAGTCCGGATTTCGCCGTCAGTGCTGAGGGCGGCACGGCGGCGGCGGCCGTCGAGCTGAGCCGGCGGCTGCGCCCGACGTCCTGCTGCTCGACCTCTCGCTGCCGGACATGGACGGGCTCGAGGCCCTGCCGCTGATCCTCCACGCCTCGCCGGCGACCCGGGTCGTCCTGTACTCCGGTTACGCCGCCCACGAGTTCGCCGCCCGGGCACGCGAGCTCGGCGCGGCCGGCTGTCTGGAGAAGAGCCTCGGGACCCGACCGTTCGCGCAACGCCTGGCCGACGCGCTGGCAACGGCGCCCGCAATCCCGGCACCGCGCAGTTGACTCCGACCGACGTGAACTCGCTCGCCGCCGGCACGGTCGCGGAGGCCGAGGTCGTCGCGATCCTCGACGCCGCGGCCGACGCGATGTTCCGGCTGGACGCGGCCGGTCGCGTGACCCGGTGCAACCGGTCCGCTCGGCGCATCCTCGGCCACGGCACACAGGAACTGCTCGGCCAACCGTTCCGGGCGTTGCTGCTCCCCGCAGGCCGCCCCGCGTTCGACGCCTTGATCGCCCAGGCCGGGCACGCCGGTCGGGTCGACGACTACAGCCGAATCAGCCTGCGCCGCAGCGACGGCCAGGTGGTCCCGGTCGCGCTCACCGTCACGCCGGCCGGGGGCGCCGGCTGGTGGGCGGTCGCCCGCGACCTGACCGAGCAGGCCGATGCCCAACGCACCCTGGCCGAGAGCGAGCAACGGGTCCGGCGCGGCGAGGTGCTGGCCGCGACCGGCAGCTTCGTCGTCGACGGTGCCGCCGGGGTGGTGCAGTGGTCGACCGGGATGTACCTGATCTTCGACGTCGTCCCGGGCGCGTCCCAGCTGTCGGTGCCGGCTCACCTGGACCTGGTGCACCCCGACGACCGCGCCGAGGTCCGGTCGGCGGTGCAGGACGCGTTGGCCGGCGTGCGGGCGGCTGAGCTGGACCACCGCATCGTGCGGCCCGACGGCGAGATCGGCTGGGTGTTCCTGGCGGTCGAGCCGGCCCACGACGCGGCCGGTGCGGTGCTCGGTGCCCGCGGGGTCTGTCAGGACGTCACCGCCCGCAAACAGGCCGACATCGCGGTTCGCGCGGCGCTGGAACGCGAGCGGTCCGCCAGCCACGAGCTGCGCCGACTGGACCGGGCCAAGGAGGAGTTCCTGGCCACCGTCTCCCACGAACTGCGGACCCCGCTGACGGCGATCCTCGGCTTCGCCTCGCTGCTGCGCGGAACCGCCGCCGAGCACGACCAACTGCTCGAACCGATCGAGCGCAACGCCTCCGACATGGCGCAGATGGTCGAGCGGCTGCTGGACTACTCGCGGCTGGAGGCCGGCGGGGTGACCATCGAGCCCCGCTCGATCGACCTCGGCGAGCTGATCGCCGGCTCGGTGCGGCAGCTGTCGGCGAGCCTCGGCGGCCGCCCGGTCGATGTCGTAATTCCCGCCGGGCAGCAGGTCTGGGCCGACCCGGAGGCCCTGGAACGGATCCTGGTCAACCTGGTCGGCAACGCCGCGAAGTACTCGGAGCGACCTGCGGCGATCACCGTCGCGGCGCAGCCGGGCGGACAGGGAATCATCATCTCCGTCGCCGACGAAGGTCCGGGGATCGACGAGGAGCACCAGATGCGAATCTTCGAACGCTTCTTCCGCATCCCCGGCGCGACGCGGGCCAAACGTGGCACCGGCGTCGGGCTGGCCATTGTCCGGCAGTACGTCGAACTGCACGGCGGCATGGTCTGGGTCGACAGCGAACCGGGCAAGGGATCGACGTTCCGCTTCGACCTGGCGATCGGGGGAGGACAGTGATGAGGCAGGTACTCGTGGTCGACGACGCGGCCGACACGCGCCTGCTCGCGCGGCTGCTGCTGGAGCGCGCCGGGTACGCCGTCGCAGAGGCCGAGACGGCCGAGGACGCGCTGGCGGTGATGGCCGAGGACCGGCCCGACGTCGTGCTGCTCGACCTGCAACTGCCCGGGATGGACGGGTGGAGGATGCTGGACGTGCTGCGCGACCGGGACTGGCTGGACCGCACGCGGGTGGTGCTGTTCTCGGCCCACGTCGACCCGCGGGAGTTCAAGCGGGCCGAACGCGAGGGTGCGCGTTCCTACCTGGTGAAGCCGTTCACCGCGCGCCAACTGCTGGACTGCATCGGGGAGGCCTGCACATGATCCGGGGCGTCGTGCGCTGGGTGGCGCTGGTCGGCATCTCCTACGTCGCGGTGCAGAACCTGCCCGACGTCGCCCGGTACCTCAGGATGCGGGAGATGGATCTTTCGTCGGAGTGACCAGGGTGCGCACCCGCGCGATCAGGTCCGGAACCGACGGCGGCCGCGAGTCGCCGTTGTCGAGCAGTCGGGTGCCGAGCTCGCAGAAGGCGAACCCGGTGTGGTTGCGCAGGGCCCGCACGAGGTCGGCGACCTCCTCGGAGTCGCGCACCGCCTTCAACGCGGCGACGACCTCGTCGTGGCTCTGACTGCCGGCCTTGGAGGCGGTCGCCCAACCGGCGAAGAACGCCAGGATGATGCCCACTCAGATGTCCTTCTCAGCCGTCGCCGCCCGCACGGCGGTGATTCGGAACTGGACGCTGACGTCAGGATAGATCTTGAGCATCAGCATGCTGGGTAGCCGAATTGCGAAGTCGCGGATGTCGACCACGTGTTGGCCCCGCGCCACGACCGTGTTCGCGTCCGG
Encoded proteins:
- a CDS encoding ATP-binding protein; the encoded protein is MNSLAAGTVAEAEVVAILDAAADAMFRLDAAGRVTRCNRSARRILGHGTQELLGQPFRALLLPAGRPAFDALIAQAGHAGRVDDYSRISLRRSDGQVVPVALTVTPAGGAGWWAVARDLTEQADAQRTLAESEQRVRRGEVLAATGSFVVDGAAGVVQWSTGMYLIFDVVPGASQLSVPAHLDLVHPDDRAEVRSAVQDALAGVRAAELDHRIVRPDGEIGWVFLAVEPAHDAAGAVLGARGVCQDVTARKQADIAVRAALERERSASHELRRLDRAKEEFLATVSHELRTPLTAILGFASLLRGTAAEHDQLLEPIERNASDMAQMVERLLDYSRLEAGGVTIEPRSIDLGELIAGSVRQLSASLGGRPVDVVIPAGQQVWADPEALERILVNLVGNAAKYSERPAAITVAAQPGGQGIIISVADEGPGIDEEHQMRIFERFFRIPGATRAKRGTGVGLAIVRQYVELHGGMVWVDSEPGKGSTFRFDLAIGGGQ
- a CDS encoding response regulator — protein: MRQVLVVDDAADTRLLARLLLERAGYAVAEAETAEDALAVMAEDRPDVVLLDLQLPGMDGWRMLDVLRDRDWLDRTRVVLFSAHVDPREFKRAEREGARSYLVKPFTARQLLDCIGEACT